The nucleotide window CTTCGTACCATCGAGGGTCTCGAGGGAGAATCGAATGGTCCCGACCAGGGTGCCGGCCTCGGCACGTCCCGTCTGCGAGGAGACGATCGGAGTCTGGATCGATTCGCTGCCCTGCATCTTCAGCCGGTACCGCTTCGGAGAGGGCTGGCCCGAGCCGTCGAGATCGAAGATCAACTCGCTGCGCAGGTAATGGCCGAGCCGCTCCTGGCCCGATGCGGTCGAGACGTCGTCGACCTGCACCGAGGCGAGGAGGGCGGCCATGGGCTCGCCCGACGCGGTCGGTCCGTAGAGCGGTCGAAAGCAGGCCGACAGGTTGACGGCCATCAGGGAGACCAGCGCGACTTTCGCCGCCCGGGACCGCACCGCCTGTCTCAACCCATGCATCATCATCGCAGCACTGCTCTCCGTCCGGTCTCGCTGTTTACGGCGATCCCGCCCCTCACGTCACCCGTATAAGCGTCAAGCTTTACGATTCCTCTGCGGCAGGACGATGGTCGGATCGGAAGCATGATGCCGCGCTCATACGACGAGGTTCACGATCCGGCCCGGCACCACGATGACCTTGCGCGGCGAGCGGCCTTCGAGAGCCTTCTGGACGGCTTCGTCGGCGAGGACCAGGGCTTCCACCGTTGCCGTATCGGCCGTGCGGGGCACCGTGACATCCGCGCGCTTCTTGCCGTTGAGCTGGACGGGGAGGGTGATCTCGTCCTCGACGAGGAGCGCGCGGTCGACCACGGGCCACGGAGCCTGGGCGACGAGTCCATCGCGTCCGAGGGCCGACCAGCATTCCTCGGCCAGATGCGGCATCATCGGTGCGACGAGCTGCGTGAGGATACCGGCGGCTTCCGTGACCGCGGCACGGGACACCGAGGCCGACCGGATCGCTTCGTCGAGGGCATTCGACAGCGTGTAGATATGCGCGACGCAACGGTTGAAGCGCAGACGCTCCACATCGTCTTCCACCGCCGCGAGGGCCTTGTGAGCCGCCTTGCGCAGGGAGGCATCGGAGCCACCGGTTTCCGAGGTGATCGCGGTCGCGAGCGAAATCAGCCGCCAGACGCGCTGGACGAAGCGGGCCGCGCCCTGCACGCCGTCTTCGGTCCAGATGACGTCGCGCTCCGGTGGTGAATCCGAGAGCATGAACCAGCGGGCGGTGTCGGCGCCGTAGCTCGCGATGATGTCGTCCGGGTCGACCACGTTCTTCTTTGACTTCGACATCTTCTCGATGGAGCCGATGGACACCGGAGCATCTGTTTTCACGTGAAACGCCTGACGCTCGCCGCCATCGGCGGTGATCCGGATATCGGCCGGCTGAACCCAGGCTCCGGCTTCGTCCTTGTAGGTCTCGTGGACGACCATGCCCTGCGTGAACAATCCGGCGAAGGGCTCGGATACGCCGGACCACCCGGTCGCCTGCATCGCGCGGGTGAAGAAGCGGGCGTAGAGCAGGTGGAGGATCGCGTGCTCGATGCCGCCGATATACTGATCCACCGCTAACCAATG belongs to Methylobacterium sp. 77 and includes:
- the lptE gene encoding LPS assembly lipoprotein LptE, translating into MMMHGLRQAVRSRAAKVALVSLMAVNLSACFRPLYGPTASGEPMAALLASVQVDDVSTASGQERLGHYLRSELIFDLDGSGQPSPKRYRLKMQGSESIQTPIVSSQTGRAEAGTLVGTIRFSLETLDGTKIISEGVAVATTTYDRSIQRFASLRAARDAEIRLAKTLADQIKTRIASVLVTKP